The following are encoded in a window of Clostridium thermarum genomic DNA:
- the tnpA gene encoding IS66 family insertion sequence element accessory protein TnpA has protein sequence MTKLNMEDWQQLIADYRSSGLTGPVWCQQKQLSIHKLRYWINKFNKAEFKEEPRQQWVSVKTNLSITTTSITVKVGKAEISVSQDFDKELFADVVQSLLTLC, from the coding sequence TTGACAAAATTAAATATGGAAGATTGGCAGCAGCTCATTGCTGATTATAGATCTAGCGGCCTTACCGGGCCGGTATGGTGTCAGCAAAAACAATTGAGTATACACAAATTACGCTATTGGATTAACAAATTCAACAAAGCAGAGTTTAAAGAAGAACCAAGACAGCAGTGGGTTTCAGTAAAAACAAATTTATCTATAACAACAACATCTATTACTGTAAAAGTCGGTAAGGCTGAAATTTCAGTTTCGCAAGACTTCGATAAAGAACTCTTTGCAGATGTTGTCCAATCCCTATTAACTTTATGTTAA